A single window of Salmo salar chromosome ssa21, Ssal_v3.1, whole genome shotgun sequence DNA harbors:
- the LOC106581998 gene encoding nuclear receptor subfamily 0 group B member 1, whose translation MATREGCHCPGAGGQNNNNSILYHILKNDRLTTIEEQTTPKPQQHQHQQHRWHRVSSSSSSSSSSSRLELRQQQACSCGSSRRRGSLRSPQVTCKAASAVLVKTLRFVKNVPCFRELPEDDQLLLVRNCWAPLLVLGFAQDRVDFETTETAEPSMLQRILTGGSGSQSGLTDRQCDPLLEQSTETPGVSLADIQGIKAFLKKCWGLDISTKEYAYIKGAVLFNSDLPGLRYLHYIQSLRREAHQALNEHVKLIHRDDTTRFAKLLITLSMLRAISPPVVAQLFFKPVIGAVNMEDVLLEMFYGK comes from the exons ATGGCCACTCGCGAGGGCTGCCACTGTCCCGGCGCCGGGGGGCAAAACAATAATAACAGCATCCTGTACCATATACTGAAGAACGACAGACTCACGACCATCGAGGAACAAACAACACCAAAaccacaacaacaccaacaccaacagcaTCGCTGGCACAgggtctcctcctcttcctcctcttcttcctcttcgtCGCGGCTTGAGCTAAGGCAACAACAGGCATGCTCGTGCGGCTCCTCACGGCGAAGGGGGTCTCTCCGGTCCCCGCAGGTTACCTGCAAAGCCGCATCGGCGGTCCTCGTGAAGACTCTGCGGTTCGTGAAGAACGTGCCGTGTTTCCGCGAGCTGCCGGAGGATGACCAGCTGCTGCTCGTTCGGAACTGCTGGGCGCCGCTGCTCGTGCTGGGCTTCGCGCAGGACCGGGTAGACTTCGAGACCACTGAGACTGCAGAGCCCAGCATGTTGCAACGGATCCTGACTGGTGGCTCTGGCAGCCAGAGTGGCTTAACGGACAGACAGTGTGACCCGCTGCTGGAGCAGAGCACGGAAACTCCTGGGGTCTCTCTCGCAGATATCCAGGGCATCAAAGCGTTCCTGAAGAAGTGTTGGGGTTTGGACATCAGTACCAAGGAGTATGCCTACATCAAAGGAGCGGTGCTATTCAACTCAG ATCTCCCAGGTTTGCGCTACCTCCACTACATCCAGTCACTGCGGCGCGAGGCTCACCAGGCGCTCAACGAGCACGTTAAGCTGATCCACCGGGACGACACCACACGCTTCGCCAAACTGCTCATCACCCTGTCCATGCTGAGGGCCATCAGCCCCCCCGTGGTCGCACAGCTCTTCTTCAAGCCCGTCATCGGAGCTGTCAACATGGAGGATGTCCTACTGGAGATGTTCTATGGGAAGTAG